From the genome of Triticum aestivum cultivar Chinese Spring chromosome 3B, IWGSC CS RefSeq v2.1, whole genome shotgun sequence, one region includes:
- the LOC123072451 gene encoding F-box protein At5g18160, producing MADAARGATGPPPHGSLSLPDEITIWEILVHLPPKSLLRCRAVCRAWCGATSTRRFFLAHHALQPTLPLLYDYNFVGDEVESLDIIPFDHALQPVARLQQASDFHHLEACCDGLLVLSFRNNWRFAICNPATRQYAPLPLAYGRNGEYSLLGIYPHSPTGDYRLLMYRYSPLMHDELVAELTVRFGRFDESSWVVAVPWDGDVLLLVNFGDWLLQVDIEGKLVATFHRRGLGPANLRLKQTLVQHTFFPTLEGYVANSPPFI from the coding sequence ATGGCAGATGCCGCAAGAGGAGCAACAGGGCCGCCTCCCCACGGCAGCCTCAGCCTCCCGGACGAGATCACCATCTGGGAGATCCTCGTCCACCTGCCTCCCAAATCGCTTCTCCGCTGCCGTGCCGTCTGCCGCGCCTGGTGCGGCGCCACCTCCACCCGCCGCTTCTTCCTCGCCCACCACGCCCTCCAGCCCACCCTCCCCCTCCTCTACGACTACAActtcgtcggcgacgaggtcgagtcCCTGGACATCATCCCCTTCGACCACGCCCTCCAGCCCGTCGCGCGGCTTCAACAAGCCTCCGACTTTCACCATCTGGAGGCCTGCTGTGACggcctcctcgtcctctccttccGCAACAACTGGCGCTTCGCCATCTGCAACCCTGCTACTCGTCAGTACGCTCCCCTCCCGCTGGCCTATGGCCGTAATGGCGAGTACTCGCTCCTGGGGATCTACCCGCACAGCCCCACCGGCGACTACCGGCTACTGATGTACCGGTACTCACCATTGATGCATGATGAACTGGTTGCAGAGCTCACTGTGCGGTTCGGAAGGTTTGACGAAAGTTCTTGGGTAGTGGCCGTGCCTTGGGATGGTGACGTGCTCCTACTGGTCAATTTTGGTGACTGGCTACTTCAGGTTGACATTGAGGGCAAGCTGGTCGCTACTTTCCATCGCAGAGGCCTCGGTCCTGCAAATCTTCGGCTCAAGCAAACTCTTGTTCAACATACCTTCTTTCCGACACTGGAGGGCTATGTTGCAAACTCTCCGCCTTTCATCTGA
- the LOC123072452 gene encoding CST complex subunit STN1-like codes for MDSLHLVHVKLLASDILTLTPQHTSPPSFVCCGRTVVRAEVVGVVVSRDRREKFLRFLVDDGTACVPCVLWLNHQYLNANSSSDSDPTGEMALKMSEVVCLGTLLRVRGRIVMYRGAIQIVVRDVVLEEDPNVEVLHWLQCVHMAKECYDLPLPSA; via the coding sequence ATGGACTCCCTTCATCTCGTGCACGTCAAGCTTCTGGCTTCCGACATTCTCACGCTAACTCCCCAACATACATCGCCGCCTTCCTTTGTTTGTTGTGGCCGTACAGTTGTTCGTGCCGAAGTTGTCGGGGTCGTTGTTTCACGTGACCGCAGGGAGAAGTTTCTCCGCTTCCTGGTCGATGATGGCACTGCTTGTGTACCATGTGTCCTGTGGCTGAACCACCAGTACCtgaatgcaaacagttcatccgattcTGATCCAACTGGAGAGATGGCATTGAAAATGTCGGAGGTCGTATGCCTGGGCACCCTGTTGAGGGTTCGTGGGAGGATTGTCATGTACCGTGGTGCAATTCAAATTGTTGTTAGAGACGTGGTTCTAGAGGAAGACCCTAATGTGGAGGTTCTACATTGGTTACAGTGTGTTCACATGGCCAAGGAATGTTATGATTTGCCACTACCTTCTGCTTGA